The following are from one region of the Microbacterium paraoxydans genome:
- a CDS encoding cold-shock protein has translation MPTGKVRFYDEDKGFGFIASDDGQDVFLHASAMPAGTAVKAGARVEFGVADGKRGLQALSVRVLEAPPSLAKAKRKPADDMAIIIEDLVKLLDGIGGDLRRGRYPSSSHGRKIAAVLRKVADDLEA, from the coding sequence ATGCCCACCGGCAAGGTCAGGTTCTACGACGAAGACAAGGGTTTCGGCTTCATCGCCAGCGATGACGGCCAGGACGTCTTCCTGCACGCCTCCGCGATGCCGGCAGGCACCGCCGTGAAGGCCGGTGCACGCGTGGAGTTCGGCGTGGCCGACGGCAAGCGCGGCCTCCAGGCACTGTCGGTGCGCGTGCTCGAAGCGCCGCCCAGCCTGGCGAAGGCGAAGCGCAAGCCCGCCGACGACATGGCGATCATCATCGAGGACCTCGTGAAGCTCCTCGATGGCATCGGCGGCGATCTGCGCCGCGGCCGCTACCCTTCCTCCAGCCATGGTCGCAAGATCGCGGCCGTCCTGCGCAAGGTCGCCGATGACCTCGAAGCCTGA
- a CDS encoding helicase-associated domain-containing protein codes for MSTHARPLADDLAAASDDELTALLSARGVRPDATWQDLFDAAEALLEPSSIGRVLPTLTVAEAAALVDAAKGGDAGAGRERLTALALLRPDGTPHPPVADAVAGRPRPAPLDETPAPAAEESAAAHAAERAFTTVGVLADILLLAREQPFALLMGGAVSAGQKRQLAEAGLAVESVDPLVALAVRAGLATPVERLLRTTPAAEEWLRSPAPARWGLLATTFRDTLPPGIRTATGGWLPPGQWPLAHPWDPAWPEEAARQLEAARLLGLIAEDGSEPPWSAPLRSGAAADPSPLSILLPAEVDRIFLQNDLTAIAPGPLQPALDVRLRTMARRESASQASSYRFTAESVAHAFAAGEDEASILEFLGGISLTGIPQPLGYLVAQTAQRHGLVRVSVDDETGRTRVESADAHLLEAMAVDQSLRPLGLAVHGGSLTTKVGQDTVYWALTDARYPATLVDRDGTVAVRTRHPAAVPDPPSDPDYGPLIARLRERQGPDADAAWLDRELEAAVRAKAVLRVTVGMPDGSTRDLLLEATGIGGGRLRGRDRAADVERTLPVSSIRAATVVPT; via the coding sequence ATGAGCACGCACGCACGCCCGTTGGCCGACGACCTGGCTGCGGCGAGCGATGACGAGCTGACGGCGCTGCTGTCCGCGCGCGGCGTGCGTCCCGACGCCACCTGGCAGGATCTCTTCGACGCCGCGGAGGCCCTGTTGGAGCCCTCGTCGATCGGCCGCGTGCTCCCGACCCTCACCGTCGCGGAGGCCGCCGCGCTCGTCGATGCTGCGAAGGGAGGCGACGCCGGCGCCGGGCGTGAGCGCCTGACGGCACTCGCCCTGCTCCGCCCCGACGGCACGCCGCATCCGCCGGTCGCCGACGCCGTCGCCGGAAGACCACGACCTGCTCCGCTCGATGAGACGCCCGCACCGGCCGCGGAGGAATCCGCGGCCGCGCACGCCGCCGAGCGGGCGTTCACCACTGTCGGCGTGCTCGCCGATATCCTCCTGCTCGCCAGAGAGCAGCCGTTCGCGCTTCTCATGGGCGGGGCGGTGAGCGCAGGTCAGAAGCGCCAGCTCGCCGAGGCGGGTCTCGCCGTCGAGAGCGTGGACCCGCTGGTTGCTCTCGCCGTGCGAGCCGGCCTGGCCACCCCGGTCGAGCGACTGCTGCGCACCACACCCGCAGCAGAGGAATGGCTTCGCTCCCCCGCTCCCGCCCGCTGGGGCCTCCTGGCCACGACCTTCCGCGACACCCTCCCTCCTGGGATCCGCACCGCGACGGGCGGCTGGCTGCCACCCGGCCAATGGCCTCTGGCCCACCCGTGGGACCCGGCCTGGCCGGAAGAGGCAGCGCGGCAGCTCGAGGCCGCTCGTCTGCTCGGCCTCATCGCCGAGGACGGCTCCGAGCCCCCGTGGTCTGCGCCGTTGCGAAGCGGTGCAGCTGCGGACCCTTCGCCCTTGTCGATACTCCTGCCCGCGGAGGTCGATCGGATCTTCCTGCAGAACGACCTCACGGCGATCGCCCCCGGTCCGCTGCAACCCGCACTGGACGTGCGCCTACGCACCATGGCCCGTCGGGAGTCCGCCTCCCAGGCCTCGTCGTACCGGTTCACGGCGGAGTCCGTCGCGCACGCCTTCGCCGCGGGAGAGGACGAGGCGTCGATCCTGGAGTTCCTCGGGGGGATCTCGCTCACGGGCATCCCGCAGCCCCTGGGCTACCTTGTCGCGCAGACCGCGCAGCGTCACGGGCTCGTACGGGTCTCGGTGGACGACGAGACCGGACGCACACGGGTGGAGAGCGCTGATGCGCACCTCCTCGAGGCCATGGCGGTCGACCAGTCGCTGCGCCCTCTCGGGCTCGCCGTGCACGGGGGATCGCTGACGACCAAAGTCGGGCAGGACACCGTCTACTGGGCGCTGACCGACGCCCGGTATCCGGCGACGCTCGTCGATCGCGACGGGACCGTCGCGGTGCGCACACGCCATCCGGCCGCCGTGCCGGATCCCCCCTCCGACCCCGACTACGGACCGCTGATCGCCCGATTGCGCGAACGCCAGGGTCCTGACGCGGACGCCGCGTGGCTGGACAGGGAACTGGAGGCGGCCGTGCGCGCGAAGGCCGTGCTGCGGGTGACGGTCGGCATGCCGGACGGTTCCACCAGGGACCTCCTCCTCGAAGCCACCGGGATCGGCGGTGGGCGACTGCGGGGGAGGGACAGGGCAGCTGACGTCGAGCGCACCCTGCCCGTGTCGAGCATCCGTGCCGCCACCGTCGTCCCGACCTAG
- a CDS encoding DNA repair helicase XPB encodes MSDGPLIVQSDRTVLLEVAHADAESARHELAIFAELERAPEHIHTYRITRLGLWNARAAGHTAEDMLETLDRWSRFPVPPSVAVDLRETVNRYGRLVIERDDEGVLILRSTDPAVLAQVANNKRIQPLLIGHPTPETFVVDAWARGQIKQELLKIGWPAEDLAGYTPGTPHEIELAEDGWTIRPYQQDAVDAFSKDGSGVVVLPCGAGKTIVGAGAMAATKTTTLILVTNTVSARQWRDELLKRTSLTPEEIGEYSGQAKEVKPVTIATYQILTAKRKGEYAHLALLDALDWGLIVYDEVHLLPAPVFKLTADLQARRRIGLTATLVREDGREGDVFSLIGPKRFDAPWKQIEAQGFISPAACFEVRVDLPPADRLEYAAATDDERYRLAASAPAKIDAVRELIAAHQGEQILVIGQYLDQLDALSQALDAPQITGSTPVEEREELYRAFREGDISLLVVSKVANFSIDLPEASVAIQVSGSFGSRQEEAQRLGRLLRPKQSGHTASFYTLVARDTIDQDYAQNRQRFLAEQGYSYTIMDAEAIAA; translated from the coding sequence ATGTCTGATGGCCCCCTGATCGTCCAGAGCGACCGCACCGTGCTCCTCGAGGTCGCCCACGCCGACGCCGAGAGCGCCCGCCACGAGCTCGCGATCTTCGCCGAGCTGGAGCGCGCGCCCGAGCACATCCACACGTACCGGATCACGCGGCTCGGTCTGTGGAACGCCCGCGCGGCCGGGCACACCGCTGAGGACATGCTGGAGACGCTCGACCGCTGGTCGCGCTTCCCCGTGCCGCCCTCGGTCGCGGTCGACCTGCGCGAGACGGTCAACCGGTACGGGCGCCTGGTCATCGAGCGCGACGACGAGGGCGTGCTCATCCTGCGTTCGACCGATCCCGCCGTGCTGGCCCAGGTCGCGAACAACAAGCGCATCCAGCCGCTGCTCATCGGGCACCCCACGCCGGAGACCTTCGTCGTCGACGCGTGGGCCCGCGGACAGATCAAGCAGGAGCTGCTGAAGATCGGCTGGCCGGCCGAAGACCTGGCCGGCTACACCCCCGGCACGCCCCACGAGATCGAGCTGGCCGAGGACGGCTGGACCATCCGCCCGTACCAGCAGGACGCCGTCGACGCCTTCTCGAAGGACGGCTCGGGTGTGGTCGTGCTCCCCTGTGGCGCAGGCAAGACGATCGTGGGCGCCGGGGCCATGGCGGCGACCAAGACGACGACGCTCATCCTCGTGACGAACACGGTGTCCGCACGGCAGTGGCGGGACGAGCTGCTCAAGCGCACCAGCCTCACACCCGAGGAGATCGGCGAGTACTCCGGGCAGGCCAAGGAGGTCAAGCCCGTCACGATCGCGACGTACCAGATCCTCACGGCGAAGCGGAAGGGCGAGTACGCGCACCTCGCACTCCTCGACGCCCTGGACTGGGGCCTCATCGTGTACGACGAGGTGCACCTGCTGCCCGCCCCGGTGTTCAAGCTCACCGCCGACCTGCAGGCGCGGCGCCGGATCGGCCTCACCGCGACCCTGGTCCGCGAGGACGGCCGCGAGGGTGACGTGTTCAGTCTCATCGGCCCCAAGCGCTTCGACGCCCCCTGGAAGCAGATCGAGGCGCAGGGGTTCATCTCCCCCGCTGCCTGCTTCGAGGTGCGGGTCGACCTCCCCCCGGCGGACCGCCTGGAGTACGCGGCGGCGACAGACGATGAGCGCTACCGGCTCGCGGCCTCCGCCCCGGCGAAGATCGATGCGGTGCGCGAGTTGATCGCGGCCCACCAGGGCGAGCAGATCCTCGTCATCGGCCAGTATCTCGACCAGCTCGACGCGCTCTCGCAGGCGCTCGACGCCCCGCAGATCACCGGGTCCACCCCGGTCGAGGAGCGCGAGGAGCTGTACCGGGCGTTCCGCGAGGGCGACATCTCGCTGCTCGTGGTCTCGAAGGTCGCGAACTTCTCCATCGACCTCCCCGAGGCATCGGTGGCCATCCAGGTGTCCGGCTCGTTCGGCTCGCGGCAGGAGGAGGCCCAGCGACTCGGGCGGCTGCTCCGCCCCAAGCAGTCCGGCCACACCGCGAGCTTCTACACGCTCGTGGCCCGCGACACGATCGACCAGGACTACGCGCAGAACCGGCAGCGGTTCCTCGCGGAGCAGGGGTACAGCTACACGATCATGGACGCCGAGGCGATCGCCGCCTGA
- a CDS encoding CPBP family intramembrane glutamic endopeptidase, with protein sequence MSSIEDATVAPVSPSAPSSEVSARGVEYHRLALLRPRPRWWKPLLTGLLGIAFYLAILVLVIVPLVIVAALVPEWGAELQMLFRTTAYFQLDRPWLLVALVLPLILMIPALLLASRVVQGRGVGLLSSVAGRLRMDWLGRTLGLAFAVFVVYFAVVLGWSAALGDAVTPDFSHPGLLLMVVLLLVLIPFQAAAEEYVFRGYLMQLVGTWLRHPAFAILLPVPLFVLGHGYDIWGAASVGLFAVVAAWLTWRTGGLEAAIALHIVNNLMIFLLGSVAVVDANATSGTPVDLLGSAAAMLVFAVVADRWARRRGITRTASAVARGTHLLPPRMHG encoded by the coding sequence ATGAGTTCGATCGAGGACGCCACCGTCGCCCCCGTCTCCCCGTCCGCCCCCTCGTCGGAGGTGTCCGCTCGCGGGGTCGAGTACCACCGTCTGGCGCTCCTCCGTCCGCGCCCCCGCTGGTGGAAGCCGCTGCTCACCGGACTCCTGGGCATCGCGTTCTACCTCGCGATCCTCGTCCTGGTGATCGTGCCGCTCGTGATCGTGGCGGCCCTCGTCCCGGAATGGGGAGCGGAGCTGCAGATGCTCTTCCGCACCACCGCCTACTTCCAGCTCGATCGTCCATGGCTCCTGGTGGCGCTCGTGCTGCCGCTCATCCTCATGATCCCGGCGCTGCTGCTGGCCTCGCGGGTCGTCCAGGGACGAGGCGTCGGCCTGCTGTCCTCGGTCGCCGGGCGGCTGCGGATGGACTGGCTCGGTCGGACCCTCGGGCTGGCGTTCGCGGTGTTCGTCGTCTACTTCGCCGTGGTGCTCGGCTGGTCGGCGGCGCTCGGCGATGCGGTGACGCCGGACTTCTCGCACCCGGGGCTCCTGCTCATGGTGGTGCTGCTGCTCGTGCTGATCCCGTTCCAGGCCGCCGCGGAGGAGTACGTCTTCCGCGGCTATCTCATGCAGCTCGTCGGGACCTGGCTCCGGCACCCCGCCTTCGCGATCCTGCTGCCGGTGCCGCTGTTCGTGCTGGGGCACGGCTACGACATCTGGGGTGCGGCGAGCGTCGGCCTCTTCGCCGTCGTCGCCGCCTGGCTCACGTGGCGGACGGGCGGGCTGGAGGCGGCGATCGCGCTGCACATCGTGAACAACCTGATGATCTTCCTGCTCGGCTCCGTCGCCGTGGTCGACGCGAACGCCACTTCGGGGACGCCGGTGGATCTCCTGGGCTCGGCCGCGGCGATGCTCGTCTTCGCCGTCGTCGCAGACCGCTGGGCGCGCCGGAGAGGGATCACCCGGACCGCGTCAGCCGTCGCCCGCGGGACGCACCTCCTGCCGCCGAGGATGCACGGCTGA
- a CDS encoding response regulator transcription factor, with protein MTAARILVVDDEPNIRDLLSTGLSFAGFQVKTVANGAATISAVLEEEPDLIILDVMLPDMNGFSVTKRLRGAGFTAPILFLTAKDGTEDKIEGLNAGGDDYVTKPFSLDEIVARAQAILRRTMQADEESIIRAGELSMDQDTHDVHVGKEPIDLSPTEFKLLRYLMLNPNRVLSKAQILDHVWEYDFNGDAGIVESYISYLRRKIDPHTEESLIQTKRGFGYMLKVGKTV; from the coding sequence ATGACTGCTGCGCGCATCCTGGTCGTCGACGACGAGCCCAACATCCGCGACCTGCTTTCCACGGGTCTCAGCTTCGCCGGGTTCCAGGTGAAGACGGTGGCCAACGGCGCCGCCACGATCTCCGCCGTCCTCGAGGAGGAGCCGGACCTCATCATCCTCGACGTCATGCTCCCCGACATGAACGGGTTCAGCGTGACCAAGCGCCTCCGCGGCGCCGGATTCACCGCCCCCATCCTCTTCCTCACGGCCAAGGACGGCACGGAGGACAAGATCGAGGGCCTGAACGCCGGCGGCGACGACTACGTCACCAAGCCGTTCAGCCTGGACGAGATCGTCGCCAGGGCCCAGGCCATCCTCCGCCGCACGATGCAGGCCGACGAGGAGTCGATCATCCGCGCCGGCGAGCTCTCCATGGACCAGGACACGCACGACGTGCACGTCGGCAAGGAGCCGATCGACCTGAGCCCGACCGAGTTCAAGCTCCTCCGCTACCTCATGCTGAACCCGAACCGGGTGCTGTCGAAGGCGCAGATCCTCGACCACGTCTGGGAGTACGACTTCAACGGCGACGCCGGCATCGTCGAGAGCTACATCTCGTACCTGCGTCGCAAGATCGATCCGCACACGGAGGAGTCGCTGATCCAGACGAAGCGCGGCTTCGGGTACATGCTCAAGGTGGGCAAGACGGTCTGA
- a CDS encoding sensor histidine kinase: MAHKPDAVTAWWRRISLRAKVTGVTVAVLALGLLVAGIGTVPLLRNALVENINAQLPALVTSDLVDRYFDTTTIDGVTTYTPRDEKPRDFSFAIYDAEGALRATAPSASGRAPVFPAEYSLSDAQANEDQVLALEDTDGRVYHAAAAVVQQEGDPLSIQMVALPLAEADRIISQYFGIYITIALITILVAALLTRGLVTLTFRRLGQVEQTAMSIAAGDFRQRLTDLEPTTEVGRLNAAINTMLDRVDRSLAQRDRTVQHMRRFIGDASHELRTPLVSVRGYAELYRMGAIKGEEDTARAMERIEKEAIRMGVLVEDLLALARLDEEREPQIVPLDLRPIARDAALDVRAAAPGRVISVIDRTVENVPTAPIRTPVVPITPEPAPKTRPRATLSRLRRRPRTPAQPPAIDFTEVADIPVRTPPIVLGEENKVRQVVTNLLGNARRFSPEDSPIEIVVDSDRTAGTASISIVDHGEGVPPQIREQIFERFWRADTSRARETGGSGLGLAIVASILKALNGDIAVSESPGGGATFTVTLPLAPARSTPEHLLEDTQPLERLDDLP, encoded by the coding sequence ATGGCGCACAAGCCGGATGCGGTCACCGCGTGGTGGCGGCGGATCAGCCTCCGCGCCAAGGTCACCGGCGTCACGGTCGCCGTGCTCGCCCTCGGTCTCCTCGTCGCGGGGATCGGCACGGTGCCGCTGCTGCGCAACGCCCTCGTGGAGAACATCAATGCACAGCTCCCTGCACTGGTGACCAGCGACCTCGTCGACCGCTATTTCGACACGACGACGATCGACGGCGTCACCACCTATACGCCGAGAGACGAGAAGCCCCGTGACTTCTCCTTCGCGATCTACGATGCGGAGGGCGCCCTCCGCGCGACCGCACCCAGTGCCTCCGGCCGGGCTCCGGTCTTCCCCGCGGAGTACTCCCTGTCCGACGCCCAGGCGAACGAGGACCAGGTGCTCGCCCTCGAGGACACGGACGGCCGGGTCTACCACGCCGCCGCGGCCGTCGTGCAGCAGGAGGGTGACCCGCTGAGCATCCAGATGGTGGCGCTCCCCCTCGCCGAAGCCGACCGCATCATCAGCCAGTACTTCGGGATCTACATCACCATCGCCCTCATCACGATCCTTGTCGCGGCGCTGCTCACCCGCGGCCTGGTGACGCTGACGTTCCGGCGGCTCGGGCAGGTCGAGCAGACCGCCATGTCGATCGCCGCCGGCGACTTCCGACAGCGGCTCACGGATCTGGAGCCGACCACCGAGGTCGGGCGCCTGAACGCGGCCATCAACACGATGCTCGACCGGGTGGATCGCTCCCTGGCTCAGCGCGATCGCACCGTGCAGCACATGCGACGCTTCATCGGCGACGCCAGCCACGAGCTGCGCACTCCGCTCGTCAGCGTCCGTGGGTACGCCGAGCTGTACCGCATGGGCGCGATCAAGGGCGAGGAGGACACCGCCCGGGCGATGGAGCGCATCGAGAAGGAGGCGATCCGCATGGGCGTCCTCGTGGAGGACCTGCTGGCGCTCGCTCGTCTGGATGAGGAGCGCGAGCCGCAGATCGTTCCTCTCGACCTCCGTCCCATCGCCCGCGACGCCGCCTTGGACGTGCGCGCCGCCGCCCCCGGCCGGGTGATCTCCGTAATCGACCGCACGGTCGAGAACGTGCCCACGGCCCCCATCCGCACGCCTGTGGTGCCCATCACCCCGGAGCCCGCCCCCAAGACGCGCCCCCGGGCCACCCTCTCGCGGCTGCGCCGTCGTCCGCGGACGCCGGCGCAGCCTCCGGCCATCGATTTCACCGAGGTGGCGGACATCCCGGTCCGGACGCCGCCGATCGTGCTCGGCGAGGAGAACAAGGTCCGACAGGTCGTCACGAACCTCCTGGGCAACGCCCGCCGCTTCTCCCCCGAGGACAGCCCGATCGAGATCGTCGTGGACTCCGACCGCACGGCGGGCACCGCGAGCATCTCGATCGTCGACCATGGCGAGGGCGTGCCACCGCAGATCCGCGAGCAGATCTTCGAGCGGTTCTGGCGCGCCGACACGTCGCGGGCGCGCGAGACCGGCGGGTCCGGTCTGGGGCTCGCCATCGTCGCTTCGATCCTCAAGGCGCTCAATGGTGACATCGCGGTGTCGGAGAGCCCGGGAGGCGGCGCCACCTTCACCGTCACGCTCCCGCTCGCCCCCGCGCGCTCGACCCCGGAGCATCTCCTCGAGGACACGCAGCCGCTGGAGCGGCTCGACGACCTCCCGTAG
- a CDS encoding WXG100 family type VII secretion target: MTVFTVDTDAVHAAEAATRATIERLRTESATLMSQLRQLQTAWVGTAATAFQGCAEEWQGAQQHVELVLDGIGTSLGAVATQYAEADQYSASLFR, encoded by the coding sequence ATGACCGTCTTCACCGTCGACACCGACGCGGTCCACGCGGCGGAAGCCGCGACCCGCGCCACCATCGAGCGCCTGCGCACCGAATCCGCCACCCTCATGTCTCAGCTCAGGCAGCTGCAGACCGCATGGGTCGGCACCGCCGCGACGGCGTTCCAAGGCTGCGCCGAAGAGTGGCAGGGCGCTCAGCAGCACGTCGAGCTCGTCCTGGACGGGATCGGGACGTCGCTCGGCGCCGTGGCCACCCAGTACGCCGAAGCGGATCAGTACTCGGCGAGCCTCTTCCGCTGA
- the groL gene encoding chaperonin GroEL (60 kDa chaperone family; promotes refolding of misfolded polypeptides especially under stressful conditions; forms two stacked rings of heptamers to form a barrel-shaped 14mer; ends can be capped by GroES; misfolded proteins enter the barrel where they are refolded when GroES binds), which produces MAKIIAFDEEARRGLERGLNILADAVKVTLGPRGRNVVLEKKWGAPTITNDGVSIAKEIELDDPYEKIGAELVKEVAKKTDDVAGDGTTTATVLAQALVREGLRNVAAGADPISLKRGIEKAVAAITEELLSTAKEIDSKEQIAATASISAADPAIGELIAEAIDKVGKEGVVTVEESQTFGTELELTEGMRFDKGYLNPYFVTDPERQEAVFEDPYILIANQKVSNIKDLLPIVDKVIQDGKELVIIAEDVEGEALATLVLNKLKGIFKSVAVKAPGFGDRRKAQLQDIAILTGGQVITEEVGLKLENATLDLLGRARKVIVTKDETTIVEGAGEADQIEGRVTQIRREIENTDSDYDREKLQERLAKLAGGVAVIKAGAATEVELKERKHRIEDAVRNAKAAVEEGIVPGGGVALIQSGTKALDALSLEGDEATGANIVRVAIEAPLKQIALNAGLEPGVVANKVSELPAGQGLNAASGEYGDMFAQGIIDPAKVTRSALQNAASIAGLFLTTEAVVADKPEKAAAPAGDPTGGMDF; this is translated from the coding sequence ATGGCAAAGATCATCGCCTTCGATGAGGAGGCCCGCCGCGGCCTCGAGCGTGGCCTCAACATCCTCGCCGACGCGGTCAAGGTGACCCTCGGCCCGCGTGGTCGCAACGTCGTGCTCGAGAAGAAGTGGGGCGCCCCCACGATCACGAACGACGGTGTCTCCATCGCCAAGGAGATCGAGCTGGACGACCCGTACGAGAAGATCGGCGCGGAGCTCGTCAAGGAGGTCGCCAAGAAGACCGACGACGTCGCCGGTGACGGCACGACGACCGCCACGGTCCTCGCCCAGGCCCTGGTCCGCGAAGGCCTGCGCAACGTCGCGGCCGGTGCCGACCCCATCTCCCTCAAGCGCGGCATCGAGAAGGCCGTCGCCGCCATCACCGAGGAGCTGCTGAGCACGGCGAAGGAGATCGACTCCAAGGAGCAGATCGCCGCGACCGCCTCCATCTCCGCCGCCGACCCCGCGATCGGCGAGCTCATCGCCGAGGCCATCGACAAGGTGGGCAAGGAGGGTGTCGTCACCGTCGAGGAGTCGCAGACCTTCGGCACCGAGCTCGAGCTCACCGAGGGCATGCGCTTCGACAAGGGCTACCTGAACCCGTACTTCGTCACGGACCCGGAGCGCCAGGAAGCCGTCTTCGAAGACCCGTACATCCTCATCGCGAACCAGAAGGTCTCCAACATCAAGGACCTCCTGCCGATCGTCGACAAGGTGATCCAGGACGGCAAGGAACTCGTCATCATCGCCGAGGACGTCGAGGGTGAGGCCCTCGCTACCCTCGTGCTGAACAAGCTCAAGGGCATCTTCAAGTCGGTCGCCGTCAAGGCTCCCGGCTTCGGCGACCGTCGCAAGGCGCAGCTGCAGGACATCGCGATCCTCACGGGTGGCCAGGTCATCACCGAAGAGGTGGGCCTGAAGCTCGAGAACGCCACGCTCGACCTGCTGGGTCGTGCGCGCAAGGTCATCGTCACCAAGGACGAGACCACGATCGTCGAGGGTGCCGGCGAGGCCGACCAGATCGAGGGTCGCGTCACGCAGATCCGTCGCGAGATCGAGAACACCGACAGCGACTACGACCGCGAGAAGCTGCAGGAGCGTCTGGCGAAGCTCGCCGGTGGCGTGGCCGTCATCAAGGCGGGCGCTGCGACCGAGGTCGAGCTCAAGGAGCGCAAGCACCGCATCGAGGACGCCGTCCGCAACGCGAAGGCCGCCGTCGAGGAGGGCATCGTCCCCGGTGGTGGCGTCGCGCTCATCCAGTCCGGCACGAAGGCGCTCGACGCGCTCTCGCTCGAGGGCGACGAGGCGACCGGTGCGAACATCGTGCGCGTCGCGATCGAGGCTCCGCTGAAGCAGATCGCGCTGAACGCCGGTCTCGAGCCGGGTGTCGTCGCCAACAAGGTCTCCGAGCTCCCCGCGGGCCAGGGCCTGAACGCCGCCAGCGGCGAGTACGGCGACATGTTCGCACAGGGCATCATCGACCCGGCGAAGGTCACGCGTTCCGCGCTGCAGAACGCCGCGTCGATCGCCGGCCTGTTCCTCACGACCGAGGCCGTCGTCGCCGACAAGCCCGAGAAGGCTGCTGCTCCCGCGGGTGACCCCACGGGCGGCATGGACTTCTGA
- a CDS encoding LytR C-terminal domain-containing protein — translation MSKPPRDRFDEVPRSTGRVGAHRAEAPGMNGWVVLLWSFVAALVLIIAGIFGALVVMGRIDLFPEPTSSAAPTPEQTGVIDPTYSVLILNATPDSGLDEQMRDTLINAGWAAATVLASDSASDDFETTTVYYVSAEDEEAAKGLAGVIGGAEVQQSDYYAGQTEDGQKQLTIVIGVDRAASVPETPAP, via the coding sequence GTGTCCAAGCCCCCCCGTGACCGTTTCGACGAGGTTCCCCGTTCCACCGGACGTGTGGGAGCACACCGCGCCGAAGCTCCGGGGATGAACGGCTGGGTCGTGCTCCTGTGGTCGTTCGTCGCCGCTCTCGTGCTCATCATCGCCGGTATCTTCGGCGCTCTGGTCGTCATGGGACGGATCGACCTCTTTCCGGAGCCGACGTCGTCCGCGGCTCCCACGCCTGAGCAGACCGGGGTGATCGACCCGACCTACTCGGTGCTCATCCTCAACGCGACCCCCGACAGCGGGCTGGACGAACAGATGCGCGACACCCTCATCAACGCCGGGTGGGCGGCGGCGACCGTGCTCGCCAGCGACAGCGCCAGCGACGACTTCGAGACCACGACCGTCTACTACGTCAGCGCCGAGGACGAGGAGGCGGCGAAGGGCCTCGCCGGCGTCATCGGCGGCGCCGAGGTACAGCAGAGCGACTACTACGCCGGCCAGACGGAGGACGGGCAGAAGCAGCTCACCATCGTGATCGGCGTCGACCGGGCGGCATCGGTGCCCGAGACTCCCGCGCCCTGA
- a CDS encoding DUF3263 domain-containing protein: MSADHLTERDRAILALEAAWPRHGGMKEEAIRARLGMSAARYYQLLARLIDSEAALAFDPILVRRLRRLRDARSARRTSRIPGFTG, translated from the coding sequence ATGTCCGCTGACCACCTCACGGAACGCGATCGCGCGATCCTCGCCCTGGAGGCCGCCTGGCCGCGCCACGGCGGTATGAAGGAGGAGGCGATCCGTGCGCGACTGGGCATGAGCGCGGCGCGTTACTATCAGCTGCTCGCCCGTCTCATCGACTCCGAGGCGGCCCTCGCCTTCGATCCGATCCTCGTCCGCCGACTGCGTCGACTGCGGGACGCCAGAAGCGCCCGGCGCACGTCCCGGATCCCCGGGTTCACCGGATGA